One window of Mucilaginibacter inviolabilis genomic DNA carries:
- the leuS gene encoding leucine--tRNA ligase, with product MDYQFKDIEQKWQQFWAQNGTFKAEDKSAKPKYYVLDMFPYPSGAGLHVGHPLGYIASDIFARYKRLKGFNVLHPMGYDSFGLPAEQYAIQTGQHPAITTEANIATYRRQLDQIGFSFDWSREVRTSSPDYYKWTQWIFMQLFNSWYNKDADKAESIAKLVEHFEQEGSAGINAVCDEEVLSFTAEEWKALSNREQQNELLKYRLTYLRESTVNWCAALGTVLANDEVKDGFSERGGYPVEQKKMMQWSMRITAYAERLLQGLDTIDWPEPLKEMQRNWIGKSTGASVKFPIEKTTHHSPLTTHEFIEVFTTRVDTIFGVTFLVIAPEHELVSTLTTPEQKADIDAYIAQTKKKSELDRMADAKTVSGAFTGSYVLNPLNNERIPIWIADYVLAGYGTGAVMAVPSGDQRDYLFAKHFNLPIVPIIDIQNIENEADPTKEGKYINSDFMNGLAYKEATAAVIAKLEAIGAGKAKVNFRMRDAIFGRQRYWGEPVPVYFKDGLPHLIEEQHLPLLLPEVDKYLPTETGEPPLGRAEGWKHPEGEYELSTMPGWAGSSWYWYRYMDAHNDKEFASKEAIAYWKDVDLYIGGSEHATGHLLYSRFWNKFLKDLDLVIEEEPFKKLINQGMIQGRSNFVYRLIDEEGRGTNTFVSHGLIKEYKTSPLHVDVNIVENEVLNLEKFKKFRPEFETAEFILENGKYICGVEVEKMSKSKFNVVNPDDIISRYGADTLRMYEMFLGPLEQSKPWNTNGIEGVFKFLRKFWRLFHNEAWEFSVSDAEPSKAELKSLHKIIRKVEEDVERFSFNTSVSSFMIAVNELTDLKCNNRAILQDMVIVLSSYAPHICEELWTLLGNPAGSLSYAPYPKFNSAYLVEDEFAYPISINGKTKMNLNISLGLEPKAIEEFVLANADVQRYLDGKAPKKVIVVKGRIVNMVV from the coding sequence ATGGACTATCAATTTAAAGATATAGAGCAAAAGTGGCAGCAGTTTTGGGCCCAGAACGGAACCTTTAAAGCTGAGGATAAAAGCGCCAAACCTAAGTATTATGTGCTGGATATGTTCCCTTACCCATCGGGCGCTGGGCTGCATGTAGGACATCCGCTGGGGTATATTGCCTCTGATATTTTTGCACGCTATAAACGCTTAAAAGGTTTTAATGTGTTGCACCCTATGGGTTATGACAGCTTTGGCTTACCGGCCGAGCAGTATGCCATACAAACCGGGCAGCACCCTGCCATTACTACCGAAGCCAATATTGCTACCTATCGCCGCCAGTTAGATCAGATTGGTTTCTCGTTTGATTGGAGTCGGGAGGTACGCACTAGTTCACCCGATTATTATAAGTGGACTCAGTGGATATTTATGCAGCTGTTCAACTCCTGGTATAATAAAGATGCTGACAAGGCTGAATCTATTGCTAAATTGGTTGAACACTTTGAGCAAGAAGGTTCTGCGGGAATTAATGCCGTATGTGACGAAGAAGTTTTGAGTTTTACTGCTGAGGAGTGGAAAGCCCTGAGCAACCGCGAACAGCAAAATGAACTACTAAAATACCGTTTAACCTATTTGCGCGAAAGCACCGTAAACTGGTGCGCCGCTTTGGGCACTGTATTGGCTAATGACGAGGTAAAAGACGGCTTTAGCGAACGAGGTGGTTACCCTGTGGAACAAAAGAAAATGATGCAGTGGAGCATGCGCATTACTGCCTATGCCGAACGCTTATTGCAAGGCTTGGACACTATTGACTGGCCCGAGCCGCTAAAAGAAATGCAGCGCAACTGGATAGGCAAAAGCACTGGTGCAAGTGTGAAATTTCCGATTGAGAAAACCACTCACCATTCACCACTCACCACTCACGAATTCATAGAAGTTTTCACCACCCGTGTCGATACCATTTTTGGGGTTACCTTTTTGGTGATAGCGCCAGAACATGAGCTGGTGAGTACTTTGACAACGCCTGAACAAAAGGCGGATATTGACGCGTATATCGCTCAAACCAAAAAGAAATCGGAGCTGGACAGGATGGCCGATGCCAAAACGGTATCAGGCGCCTTTACCGGCAGCTATGTATTGAACCCATTGAATAACGAAAGGATCCCGATCTGGATTGCAGATTACGTGTTGGCCGGATATGGCACTGGCGCTGTAATGGCTGTACCATCAGGCGATCAGCGTGATTATTTATTTGCCAAGCATTTTAACCTGCCGATAGTACCTATTATCGACATACAAAATATTGAAAACGAAGCCGACCCTACCAAAGAAGGAAAGTATATCAATTCCGACTTTATGAACGGCTTGGCTTATAAAGAAGCGACAGCCGCGGTAATTGCCAAACTGGAAGCCATTGGCGCTGGTAAGGCTAAAGTAAACTTCAGGATGCGTGATGCCATATTTGGTCGTCAGCGTTACTGGGGCGAACCGGTGCCGGTTTACTTTAAAGATGGTTTGCCTCATTTAATTGAAGAGCAGCATTTACCATTATTATTACCAGAAGTGGATAAATATCTGCCAACCGAAACCGGCGAACCGCCATTGGGCCGTGCAGAAGGCTGGAAACATCCGGAAGGTGAATATGAATTAAGCACCATGCCGGGCTGGGCCGGTAGCAGCTGGTACTGGTACCGCTATATGGATGCGCATAACGATAAAGAATTTGCATCCAAAGAAGCTATTGCTTACTGGAAAGATGTTGATTTATATATCGGCGGCAGCGAACATGCCACCGGACACTTATTGTACAGTCGTTTCTGGAACAAGTTTTTAAAAGATCTGGACCTGGTGATTGAAGAAGAGCCGTTTAAAAAGCTCATCAATCAAGGGATGATACAAGGCCGCAGTAATTTTGTATACCGCTTAATTGACGAAGAAGGTCGCGGAACCAATACGTTTGTATCGCATGGTTTGATTAAAGAGTATAAAACTTCCCCATTACATGTGGATGTTAATATTGTAGAGAATGAAGTGCTGAATCTGGAGAAATTCAAAAAATTCAGACCGGAATTTGAAACTGCTGAGTTTATACTCGAAAATGGCAAATATATCTGTGGGGTAGAGGTTGAAAAGATGTCGAAATCTAAGTTCAATGTAGTGAACCCGGATGATATTATTTCACGTTATGGCGCCGATACCCTACGCATGTACGAAATGTTCCTGGGGCCATTGGAGCAGAGCAAGCCCTGGAATACCAACGGTATTGAAGGTGTGTTTAAATTCCTGCGTAAATTCTGGCGCTTGTTCCATAACGAAGCCTGGGAATTTAGTGTATCTGATGCTGAACCGAGCAAAGCCGAACTGAAATCGTTGCACAAGATCATCCGTAAGGTAGAAGAAGATGTGGAGCGTTTCTCGTTCAATACATCGGTATCCAGCTTTATGATCGCGGTTAATGAATTGACCGATCTGAAATGTAACAACCGTGCCATCCTGCAGGATATGGTGATCGTGCTATCGTCATACGCTCCGCATATTTGCGAGGAACTGTGGACCTTGTTGGGTAATCCGGCCGGTAGCTTGTCATATGCTCCGTATCCAAAATTCAACAGCGCCTACCTGGTTGAGGATGAGTTTGCATATCCGATCTCTATCAACGGTAAAACAAAAATGAACCTCAATATATCCCTAGGCCTGGAGCCCAAAGCTATTGAAGAATTTGTTTTGGCCAATGCCGATGTACAACGATACCTGGATGGGAAAGCCCCGAAAAAGGTAATCGTGGT
- a CDS encoding RNA polymerase sigma factor, with protein sequence MTKIEFNTLVLRQASSLRSYALHFTHDADDANDLVQDTMLKAITYYNKFKEGTNLKGWLYTIMKNTFINNYRRFVKMSTFVTKSDEISSPNLVYSSTKNQGEAKFVMDDIKRALDRLPEDYYVPFTMYFEGHKYHEIADHLDIPIGTVKTRIHVARKLLKKNLKAYDNGIAKPVYAEN encoded by the coding sequence ATGACAAAGATTGAGTTTAACACCCTAGTACTACGTCAGGCAAGTTCATTAAGGTCTTACGCCCTTCATTTTACGCATGACGCAGATGATGCTAACGACCTTGTCCAGGATACAATGTTGAAGGCCATAACTTATTACAATAAGTTTAAAGAGGGTACTAATTTAAAAGGATGGTTATATACCATCATGAAAAATACATTCATCAACAATTATCGCCGTTTTGTTAAAATGAGCACCTTTGTTACCAAGTCAGATGAGATCTCTTCTCCAAACCTGGTATACAGCTCTACAAAAAATCAAGGCGAAGCAAAATTTGTGATGGACGACATCAAAAGAGCGCTTGACCGCTTACCGGAAGATTATTATGTACCCTTCACCATGTACTTTGAAGGTCATAAATACCACGAAATTGCCGATCATCTGGATATCCCGATCGGTACTGTAAAAACCCGTATTCACGTAGCCCGCAAATTGCTGAAAAAGAATTTGAAAGCTTACGATAACGGTATTGCCAAACCTGTTTACGCAGAGAATTAA
- the murB gene encoding UDP-N-acetylmuramate dehydrogenase, whose translation MLQIQENVSLKNFNTFGIDAYARYFVEIAHEEELVELFADPQWLQIDRLVLGGGSNLLLVSNFDGLVIRINIRGIEHRISHNDVFVEAGGGEVWNDLVNFCVAREYAGIENLSLIPGSVGASPIQNIGAYGVELKDAFLNCRAFEIATGTFKTFTKEDCKFGYRESVFKNELKGQYIIVSVKFQLSLIPNVNTQYGAIGQELVNRGITAPTIKDVSTVVSHIRVSKLPDPSTIGNAGSFFKNPLISAKEFNVIQAKFPDVVNYPGGDGLVKLAAGWLIEQCGWKGKVVGNTGTWKNQALVLVNHGGATGAEVYSFSSQIIDSVYTKFGVMLQREVNIIS comes from the coding sequence ATGCTGCAAATACAGGAAAATGTATCGCTCAAAAACTTTAACACCTTTGGTATCGATGCCTATGCCCGCTATTTTGTGGAGATAGCACACGAGGAGGAACTTGTGGAACTGTTTGCCGACCCTCAATGGCTGCAAATTGATCGCCTGGTGCTGGGTGGTGGCAGTAACCTGCTGCTGGTGAGTAATTTTGATGGACTGGTGATCCGCATTAATATCCGTGGTATTGAGCACCGCATCAGTCATAACGACGTTTTTGTGGAAGCCGGCGGCGGCGAGGTATGGAACGACCTGGTAAACTTTTGCGTAGCCCGTGAATATGCCGGTATCGAAAACCTGAGTCTGATTCCCGGCTCGGTGGGTGCATCGCCTATCCAAAACATAGGCGCTTACGGTGTAGAACTAAAAGATGCTTTTTTGAATTGCCGAGCTTTTGAAATAGCCACCGGTACTTTTAAAACGTTCACCAAAGAGGATTGCAAGTTTGGCTATCGCGAGAGTGTATTTAAAAATGAGCTCAAGGGGCAGTATATTATTGTATCTGTAAAATTTCAATTATCCCTTATTCCTAATGTCAATACACAATACGGCGCTATAGGGCAGGAACTGGTTAACCGGGGTATCACTGCGCCAACTATAAAAGATGTATCGACGGTGGTATCGCATATCAGGGTATCTAAACTGCCAGACCCATCTACCATAGGTAATGCGGGCAGTTTCTTTAAAAATCCATTGATCAGTGCGAAAGAGTTCAACGTGATCCAGGCAAAATTTCCGGATGTGGTTAACTATCCTGGTGGCGATGGCCTTGTCAAATTAGCTGCTGGCTGGTTGATTGAGCAGTGTGGCTGGAAGGGAAAAGTAGTAGGAAATACGGGTACCTGGAAAAATCAGGCACTGGTATTAGTGAACCACGGAGGTGCAACGGGTGCAGAAGTGTACAGTTTTTCGTCGCAAATCATAGACAGTGTGTACACTAAATTTGGCGTTATGCTACAACGTGAGGTGAATATTATTAGTTAA
- a CDS encoding FMN-dependent NADH-azoreductase, with amino-acid sequence MKQILHIISSASGQASVSVPLGNAIIEKIRQTYPGSIVKERNLLEKPLPHLEEAHVASFFTPPEYRTPENLEAIIHSDEVVQEIKEADILVIGAPMYNFGIHSTLKTWIDHLIRVGLTFKYDDQGNQTGLIEGKKVYLALVSGAVYSEGPMRPADYVEPYLKTILSFIGLSDITSIRVEGLAIPGVKETAFQKAIESICIN; translated from the coding sequence ATGAAACAGATACTTCATATCATATCAAGTGCCAGCGGGCAGGCTTCTGTGAGTGTTCCATTGGGAAATGCCATTATTGAAAAAATCAGGCAAACTTATCCCGGTAGTATTGTTAAAGAACGTAATTTATTAGAAAAACCGCTTCCGCATCTGGAAGAAGCACACGTCGCCTCCTTTTTTACACCACCGGAATACAGGACACCGGAAAATCTGGAAGCCATTATACATTCCGACGAAGTGGTACAGGAAATTAAAGAGGCTGATATCCTGGTTATCGGGGCACCCATGTATAATTTCGGCATTCACTCTACCCTGAAAACCTGGATCGATCACTTGATCAGGGTTGGTCTTACTTTTAAATATGATGATCAGGGAAATCAAACGGGATTGATTGAGGGGAAAAAAGTTTACCTGGCTTTGGTATCGGGTGCTGTGTACTCGGAAGGCCCCATGCGCCCGGCCGATTATGTAGAGCCTTATCTGAAAACCATACTAAGCTTTATCGGCCTGAGTGATATTACTTCAATCCGTGTGGAAGGCCTGGCCATACCGGGAGTAAAGGAAACCGCTTTCCAAAAAGCTATTGAAAGTATTTGTATTAACTAA
- a CDS encoding EamA family transporter, whose product MNKYMFMVFAGACSYGILSTFVKLAYQAGYTIEELSVTQASIGFIVLSTLTLIQGHHKKSATGSIPTSAWLYLLLTGSCIGMTSYVYYLSVKYIPASVAIVLLMQFTWIGILLEWLLFSKKPTAIQFVIIGVIWVATIMASGIAGTQNSHLPVIGILYGLLSALFYAVFILINSRLKYAVSSLTKSSVMIMGSAISLIIFTGHQLVAVHHFNIQLLKWGAFLALFGTIIPPLLFASGIPKTGHFKSSVLMTVEFPVAMCCSWLFLNEHISMLQWIGVVILLLAIVGIKRKNA is encoded by the coding sequence ATGAACAAATATATGTTTATGGTATTTGCCGGGGCATGCAGCTACGGCATACTTTCTACTTTTGTAAAACTGGCTTACCAGGCTGGTTACACCATCGAGGAGCTGAGTGTTACTCAGGCTTCCATCGGTTTTATCGTATTATCTACATTAACATTAATACAAGGGCATCATAAAAAGTCCGCAACTGGTTCAATTCCTACATCAGCCTGGCTTTATTTATTACTTACCGGTTCCTGTATCGGCATGACCTCTTATGTATATTATCTTTCTGTAAAATATATCCCGGCCTCTGTGGCTATAGTACTGCTCATGCAGTTCACCTGGATTGGTATATTGCTGGAGTGGCTGCTTTTTAGTAAAAAGCCAACGGCTATTCAATTCGTCATTATAGGTGTTATATGGGTGGCTACCATTATGGCAAGCGGAATAGCCGGCACGCAGAATAGTCATCTGCCGGTTATCGGTATACTTTATGGTTTGCTATCTGCCTTATTCTACGCTGTTTTTATATTGATCAATAGCAGGTTAAAATATGCGGTCAGTTCCTTGACGAAAAGCTCGGTCATGATCATGGGTTCGGCTATTTCGCTAATCATCTTTACGGGGCATCAATTAGTAGCTGTTCACCATTTTAATATACAGTTATTGAAATGGGGGGCATTCCTGGCTTTGTTTGGTACCATTATCCCCCCGCTTTTATTTGCTTCGGGGATACCCAAAACGGGTCACTTTAAAAGTTCGGTACTGATGACGGTGGAGTTCCCGGTGGCGATGTGCTGTTCCTGGCTTTTCCTGAACGAACATATCAGTATGCTGCAATGGATAGGTGTAGTGATATTGCTCCTGGCCATTGTGGGTATCAAACGAAAAAACGCGTAG
- a CDS encoding ArnT family glycosyltransferase yields MNSSATTLSPACKKPYIVVLALAILVNIAGIGIRYFTDDPSLYSVIARGMAQSNNFTDLIYHGKDWLDKPHFPFWMAAISFKLFGINTIAYKLPALLFFLMSVMYTYKLARKFYDLETSLIATLILLTAQHVLMSNTDVRAEPYIMGLLMGAVYHFYKLKERFGWADILLGALFTACAVMTKGIYLLIPIGSAIIGDYLFKKDIKSLFHWKWLLAFVLVCIFTLPEIYTLYIQFDIHPEKVVFGKTGISGIHWFLWDSQFGRFNNNSFIRNSHGSVFFFLHTLLWAFAPWMLLFYCALIKHIGKMIKGVKLPEYITISGSVVMLLIFSVSKFQLPFYTNILFPFFAIITAGSIREVIQNKSKFFTITQYTIVALLIIAVTVLNFVFEPERWPVFVSLCIVLIGITLYIYKNSGNRQRALVLLTAVIGLWVNAYLMGVVYPTLLKFKGDVHAAEYINLHYPNDEIIAAFDVPNAFDFYTHQPVTFMSMTEAATHSKALILIDDRLKTDLENNHSDFRIVQAFYNYPNENMTLPFIIKAHRMGTLERFYLVRIDKAL; encoded by the coding sequence GTGAATAGTTCAGCAACCACTTTATCTCCCGCATGTAAAAAGCCATACATTGTAGTGCTGGCATTGGCCATATTGGTAAATATAGCAGGCATTGGTATCCGTTATTTTACCGACGATCCGAGTTTGTACAGTGTGATTGCCCGCGGCATGGCCCAAAGCAACAATTTTACCGATCTGATATACCACGGAAAGGATTGGCTGGATAAACCGCATTTTCCGTTCTGGATGGCTGCGATCAGTTTTAAGCTCTTTGGCATCAATACCATCGCTTATAAATTACCGGCCCTGCTGTTTTTCCTGATGTCGGTAATGTACACCTATAAACTGGCCCGTAAGTTTTACGACCTGGAAACTTCGCTCATCGCCACACTGATATTACTTACCGCACAGCATGTACTCATGTCAAACACCGATGTGCGGGCCGAGCCTTATATTATGGGTTTGCTCATGGGGGCTGTATATCACTTTTATAAACTCAAAGAGCGTTTTGGCTGGGCCGATATTTTACTCGGCGCCCTGTTTACCGCCTGTGCCGTCATGACCAAGGGTATTTACCTGCTTATCCCTATCGGCAGCGCCATTATAGGCGATTATCTGTTTAAAAAAGATATCAAAAGCCTGTTCCATTGGAAATGGCTGCTGGCGTTTGTATTAGTGTGCATATTTACCTTGCCCGAAATTTATACCTTATATATACAGTTTGATATACACCCTGAAAAAGTGGTGTTTGGTAAAACAGGTATATCGGGAATCCATTGGTTTTTGTGGGATAGCCAGTTTGGGCGTTTCAACAATAACAGCTTTATCCGTAATAGTCATGGCAGCGTGTTCTTTTTTCTGCATACGCTATTATGGGCCTTTGCACCGTGGATGTTGTTGTTTTATTGCGCTTTGATCAAGCATATTGGTAAAATGATCAAAGGCGTAAAACTGCCCGAGTATATCACCATTAGCGGTTCGGTAGTGATGCTGCTGATATTTTCGGTATCCAAATTTCAGCTGCCTTTTTATACTAATATCCTGTTTCCATTCTTCGCCATCATCACGGCGGGCTCTATCCGGGAAGTTATCCAAAATAAAAGCAAGTTTTTTACCATAACCCAGTATACCATTGTGGCCTTGCTCATCATCGCGGTAACCGTACTCAATTTTGTTTTCGAGCCCGAACGCTGGCCGGTATTTGTATCGCTTTGTATCGTGCTCATCGGTATTACCTTGTACATATATAAAAATAGCGGCAACCGGCAAAGGGCATTGGTTTTATTAACCGCGGTGATAGGCTTATGGGTTAATGCTTATTTGATGGGCGTAGTTTACCCTACACTGTTAAAATTTAAAGGCGATGTTCATGCGGCAGAGTACATCAACCTACATTACCCGAATGATGAGATCATAGCCGCTTTTGACGTGCCCAACGCTTTCGATTTTTATACCCACCAGCCGGTAACTTTTATGAGCATGACCGAGGCAGCTACGCACAGCAAAGCCCTCATCCTGATTGATGACAGGTTAAAAACAGACCTCGAAAATAACCACAGCGACTTCCGGATAGTGCAGGCATTTTACAATTATCCCAACGAAAATATGACGCTGCCCTTCATTATCAAAGCCCACAGAATGGGAACGCTGGAGCGTTTTTATTTGGTAAGGATAGATAAGGCGTTGTAG
- a CDS encoding glycosyltransferase, with amino-acid sequence MKILIVNNTVIPAAKYGGTERVIWWLGKELNRLGHEVTYLVSAGSACPFAKVLVYDPAIDMNQQVPDDVDVVHFHFQVSGFTKKPHLINVHNNPGYGQVLDQNSVFVSANHAARHGSTVFVHHGLDPDDYPKPDLRQKRTHTHFLAKAAWRVKNVKGAIDVATQSHNKLVVLGGTRLNLKMGLRFTLNLNVSFKGMVDNNQKSVVLNASKALLFPVLWHEPFGLAIIESLYFGCPVFGTPYGSLPELVPAEVGLLSNSKQELVAGLKSVDIFSNQHCYDYAMEHFTVQKMAQHYLALYERVLNGESLNPVNPTLKEVSPKYLPWNA; translated from the coding sequence ATGAAAATATTAATAGTTAACAATACCGTGATACCCGCTGCCAAATATGGCGGTACCGAGAGAGTGATATGGTGGCTGGGCAAGGAATTAAACCGCCTTGGGCATGAGGTTACCTATCTGGTAAGCGCAGGTTCTGCCTGTCCTTTTGCTAAAGTATTAGTGTATGATCCGGCTATCGACATGAACCAACAGGTGCCTGATGATGTGGATGTGGTGCATTTTCATTTCCAGGTGAGTGGCTTTACAAAAAAGCCACACCTTATTAATGTGCATAACAACCCGGGCTACGGTCAGGTGCTGGATCAAAACTCCGTATTTGTATCGGCCAATCACGCTGCCCGGCACGGTTCAACAGTATTTGTACACCATGGTCTCGATCCCGATGATTATCCTAAGCCCGATCTGCGGCAAAAACGGACGCATACTCACTTTTTGGCCAAGGCCGCCTGGCGTGTTAAAAATGTAAAGGGCGCCATTGATGTAGCCACTCAAAGCCATAATAAACTGGTAGTATTGGGCGGCACACGATTAAACCTGAAAATGGGCCTGCGCTTTACGCTTAACTTAAATGTAAGCTTTAAAGGCATGGTTGATAATAACCAAAAGTCGGTAGTGTTAAATGCCTCCAAAGCTTTGTTGTTCCCGGTTTTATGGCACGAGCCTTTTGGTTTGGCTATTATCGAGAGTCTTTATTTTGGTTGCCCGGTTTTCGGCACGCCTTACGGATCATTACCCGAACTGGTACCCGCCGAAGTTGGTCTGCTAAGCAACAGTAAACAGGAATTGGTAGCCGGATTAAAATCCGTAGATATCTTTAGTAATCAACATTGCTATGATTATGCCATGGAACATTTTACCGTGCAAAAAATGGCACAACATTACCTGGCGCTATATGAAAGGGTTCTGAATGGTGAAAGTTTAAACCCGGTAAACCCGACACTAAAAGAAGTATCGCCCAAGTACCTGCCCTGGAACGCGTAA
- a CDS encoding sugar MFS transporter: protein MATAIKVENPVVVKKSGINPIIIIGALFFIFGFVTWLNSVLIPYLKIACQLNNIESFLVASAFYIAYLLMAKPSAWLLKLFGFKNGMAVGLLIMAVGALIFIPAALTRTYAVFLIGLFVQGSGLAVLQSASNPYITIVGPPESAAKRISIMGICNKFAGVLAPIALGAVVLKNIDAFTANLAKLDATQKIAELNELASRVILPYVLIVIVLVVLAVLIYFSGLPEIDTDHEDETVAAANSGKTSILQFPHLVLGVIALFLYVGAEVIAGDSIISYGVAHHIPLSTAKYFASGTLACMVIGYIAGILFIPHYISQQKALVYSAVLGVVLTVAALIVPKYASVACIALLGLANSLMWPAIWPLALSGLGRFTKIGSSLLVMGIAGAAVFPPIYGFLVDQSKASAGPEAAAQTSYWILLPIYLFILYFAAIGYKKGKHVIAV from the coding sequence ATGGCTACTGCTATCAAAGTCGAAAATCCGGTTGTAGTAAAAAAATCGGGTATAAATCCTATCATCATCATAGGTGCATTATTTTTCATTTTCGGGTTTGTAACCTGGTTAAATTCTGTATTGATACCCTATTTAAAAATTGCCTGCCAGCTTAATAACATTGAATCATTTTTAGTTGCGAGCGCTTTTTACATTGCCTATTTATTAATGGCCAAGCCATCGGCCTGGCTGCTTAAATTATTTGGCTTTAAAAATGGTATGGCGGTAGGTTTGCTTATCATGGCGGTAGGTGCCCTGATATTTATCCCCGCGGCCTTAACCAGGACTTATGCTGTTTTCCTTATTGGTTTATTTGTACAGGGTTCGGGACTGGCCGTTTTACAATCGGCATCCAATCCGTATATCACTATAGTTGGTCCACCCGAAAGCGCTGCCAAACGTATCAGCATCATGGGTATCTGTAATAAGTTTGCCGGCGTATTGGCGCCTATTGCATTGGGTGCCGTGGTATTAAAAAACATCGACGCTTTTACAGCCAATCTTGCTAAACTCGATGCTACCCAAAAAATAGCCGAATTGAACGAACTGGCTTCCCGGGTAATTTTACCTTACGTATTGATTGTTATTGTACTGGTAGTATTGGCCGTGTTGATCTATTTCTCGGGTCTGCCAGAAATTGATACCGATCATGAGGACGAAACCGTAGCTGCCGCCAACTCCGGCAAAACCAGTATATTACAATTTCCTCATTTGGTATTGGGTGTAATAGCACTATTCTTATACGTAGGGGCCGAAGTTATAGCCGGCGACTCTATCATTAGTTATGGCGTTGCGCATCACATCCCGCTATCTACCGCCAAATATTTTGCCTCTGGCACACTGGCCTGTATGGTTATCGGTTATATTGCTGGTATTTTATTTATCCCTCATTATATTTCACAACAAAAGGCACTCGTATACTCAGCTGTTTTAGGTGTTGTTTTAACCGTTGCAGCTCTAATTGTTCCTAAATATGCCTCTGTGGCTTGCATAGCACTTTTGGGTCTGGCCAATTCATTAATGTGGCCGGCTATATGGCCTTTGGCCCTATCTGGCCTGGGCAGGTTCACCAAAATCGGTTCATCGTTATTGGTTATGGGTATTGCAGGCGCGGCAGTTTTCCCGCCTATTTACGGTTTCCTGGTTGATCAGTCAAAAGCAAGTGCCGGTCCCGAAGCGGCAGCACAAACCTCGTACTGGATCTTGTTGCCGATTTACCTGTTCATCCTGTATTTTGCAGCCATAGGTTACAAAAAAGGGAAGCATGTGATAGCAGTCTGA
- a CDS encoding sterol desaturase family protein: protein MMILLNIGILVLTIASMELLSWAMHKYLFHGPLWFIHKTHHQERRGWFELNDLFSIGFAAFALWLMWIGHLNLDYHFWIGTGISIYGIIYFIFHDWFIHNRFKAFKSNNRYLIGIRRAHKMHHKSIQKSPSEEFGLLVASRKWFRR, encoded by the coding sequence ATGATGATTTTGTTGAATATCGGTATTTTGGTACTCACGATAGCTTCCATGGAACTATTATCATGGGCTATGCACAAATACCTTTTTCATGGGCCATTGTGGTTTATCCACAAAACGCATCACCAGGAACGGCGTGGTTGGTTTGAACTGAACGACCTGTTCAGCATCGGTTTCGCTGCTTTTGCTTTATGGTTGATGTGGATTGGGCACCTGAATCTGGACTATCATTTTTGGATTGGCACCGGCATCAGTATATATGGTATCATCTATTTTATTTTCCACGATTGGTTTATCCACAATCGTTTTAAAGCATTCAAAAGTAATAACCGATACCTGATAGGTATCCGCCGGGCGCACAAGATGCACCACAAATCAATACAGAAGAGTCCTTCGGAAGAATTTGGGTTGTTAGTGGCGAGCAGGAAGTGGTTTAGGAGGTGA